In Theileria equi strain WA chromosome 4 map unlocalized gcontig_1105316255033, whole genome shotgun sequence, the following are encoded in one genomic region:
- a CDS encoding ABC transporter, ATP-binding protein domain containing protein (encoded by transcript BEWA_015550A), protein MVGSVPLPGIGSHHFWESEVEVLRKRAMTHDGKKFRYFDDKGIFNFVFLAWMYRWVKETSKRYMDPYMLHPLPLADQILLWQPILSKHISDGIASLEAYETLSEDEKKKAKKPVRYLLFRAIWLTFWKRLLTIFLGIVVMNAIGMSVAVFLHKLLGLLSDKEFKFVTLLSLAVFTIVIELVKMIGMSHINYYVERLAILLDASLRVTIFQHGLCYRRTQFENLKPKGSRCNSVIHSCSGDSPCSSDPLLCPARRYKNNEVTPKMYALILTDSYYLPFFIEAVPGFVDFLTSLTYGIILMSSQFNIKALTVLIVSLSLVVCMFIVEILNGCLFKWYLGTRDHRISKSSEVITGLHLIERMALDDIGHDIITETRNDELKIVFVRFFLSLVNKVLMTSIMCINIIILVNDFVGQVREVTDLRGVNPSGLLASIFVIMKIIGPLYMVPMYLRLMLFGINAFKRVEAFLRTCSPNFYLPDNRFTGRNPLPEALPDEDKTLPKGLVVMLKKASFAWVNSRKDLLDNTGTTCLRNLDFVLNTGDLAIITGAQGSGKTNFVKAILGDMTLVEGSMAVLPLSTNMPIFYASQDVWLQKGTIRANITFGHRFDEKLYNTVLKAIELEHDISTWEGGDMRKISEHGYSLSGGQRVRVGLARAIYAYLIFNKANREDSNAKCSFLVVLDDSFTGLDPFVAKTIFKNLFEKGRGLLSGGDVATVLTISKRILEACVSSESPESFLDAPIYTLRSEALVQDNRLRSFMKNKTEDVRYPVTSIDKMELQSVPFDVLRRCSSDDYTRFGRKRSTEFRYSDSPTVQHLYDKNKTKNYKSDIIRQFKVYFSAASWPVFLFLFLTLIFATLDSTKFIITSKVSDSIVDYTKKHEGTEVSLEDVKEYCYKSLRWILVLSASVMIGAVIRIVAMTKASFNVSRRIHEYCINSVFTNSSVVLKIKKSMSSVQTFLYMDTLSIDNMLSYYLHDVFVLLIEMGVQMLTLFFMMPWSAPIAIGLCLLILRFLVYYYIKACKNIAFSRLEAYNQIDSTIESAISGLSVCRSFKSEWKLVHIMAEHVDYNVRGTYMNNSAMFWSSIASRCLLSPLALFILLFPIVRSRFCDMDIKVGYYGMAYSLFLNVNNYFANFLEISYFLQLHVLPMRRFENFIPKNTPLKFVKKKDINRTDIVVDSGSSTGDKISDENIKDSIRKRRRNEYAERRAARCTNLKMLLFKHHVNILDISKYAVPGHVRVQLKDVNVYITSCKDGIQFPILKNVTCSADTSDIVGIVGRTGAGKSTMLSVLQNLAEHREGSVLLDGCDLNDMPKDVTRQIIGVLPQLPFVFRGWTVRRFIDPRMLFDDTNIEMALDNCGLLKFVMNLPGGEGLDTIIIPEHYHKDLPRHYKRVYYGPTLRPYDSPSADNVNIDYGSALSNSQLRTLSVARLVLYREFFKVLLVDEPPEDELGAYNTAETPIYELIKTHFQHCTTFIAAHDAGVLRLCTSVWVFHKGSLIRTCKTEDIVDTGSLSKIIEDCITTHI, encoded by the coding sequence ATGGTAGGCAGCGTGCCTTTGCCAGGAATTGGCAGTCATcacttttgggagagtgaAGTAGAAGTTCTCAGAAAAAGGGCCATGACAcatgatggaaagaagttTAGGTATTTCGACGATAAAGGaatcttcaactttgtctttttgGCATGGATGTACAGGTGGGTTAAGGAAACGTCAAAGAGGTATATGGACCCTTATATGCTCCACCCTCTCCCACTGGCCGACCAGATTCTTCTCTGGCAACCGATTCTTTCTAAGCATATTAGCGATGGTATCGCAAGTCTGGAGGCATATGAGACCCTcagtgaagatgaaaagaaaaaagCCAAAAAGCCAGTCAGGTATCTTTTGTTCAGGGCCATTTGGctaactttttggaaaaggcTCTTGACAATCTTCCTAGGAATTGTTGTTATGAACGCAATTGGAATGAGTGTGGCAGTGTTCTTGCACAAATTACTTGGCCTGCTATCAGACAAGGaatttaaatttgtaacGCTCCTATCTCTTGCAGTTTTTACCATTGTTATTGAATTGGTAAAAATGATCGGTATGAGTCACATTAACTACTATGTAGAGAGACTTGCCATCCTTCTTGATGCCAGCCTTCGTGTTACTATATTTCAACATGGATTGTGTTATAGACGCACCCAGTTTGAGAATTTAAAACCAAAGGGAAGCCGATGTAATAGTGTTATTCACAGCTGTTCCGGAGATTCACCCTGTTCCAGCGATCCACTCTTGTGCCCAGCAAGGagatacaagaataatgaGGTTACTCCCAAAATGTATGCCTTGATTCTCACGGATTCTTACTATCTCCCGTTTTTCATCGAGGCTGTTCCTGGGTTTGTTGATTTCTTGACATCACTAACGTATGGGATCATATTAATGAGCAGCCAATTTAATATAAAGGCATTAACCGTTCTGATTGTATCTCTGTCTTTAGTTGTTTGCATGTTCATCGTTGAGATCTTGAACGGTTGTCTCTTTAAATGGTATCTTGGTACTAGGGATCACAGGATTTCAAAGTCTAGCGAAGTTATTACCGGATTACACTTGATTGAGAGGATGGCGCTTGACGATATAGGTCACGACATTATCACTGAAACCAGAAATGACGAACTTAAAATTGTCTTTGTTCGCTTCTTCTTGTCCCTAGTAAACAAGGTTCTCATGACGTCGATCATGTGCATCAATATTATTATTCTTGTCAACGATTTTGTCGGACAAGTTAGAGAAGTTACTGACCTTAGGGGTGTGAATCCTTCTGGGCTCTTGGCATCAATCTTTGTTATTATGAAAATTATAGGCCCGCTCTACATGGTACCAATGTATCTAAGACTTATGCTATTCGGGATCAATGCATTCAAAAGAGTAGAAGCCTTCTTGAGAActtgttctccaaacttttatcttcCTGATAACAGGTTTACTGGGAGGAATCCTCTGCCAGAGGCGCTACCTGATGAGGATAAGACACTGCCAAAGGGCCTAGTTGTGATGTTAAAGAAGGCCTCCTTTGCCTGGGTCAATAGCAGGAAGGATCTCCTAGACAATACTGGTACTACTTGTCTTAGGaaccttgactttgtcctcaaTACTGGTGATCTTGCCATTATTACTGGTGCTCAAGGTTCTGGAAAGaccaactttgtcaaggctatccttggtgacatgactcttgttgaaggatcaatggctgTGTTGCCTCTATCTACcaacatgccaatattctatgcTTCTCAGGATGTATGGCTtcaaaagggtaccatcAGGGCTAACATTACTTTTGGTCACAGATTTGATGAGAAGCTCTACAACACTGTTCTGAAGGCTATTGAACTTGAACATGACATATCGACTTGGGAAGGAGGTGACATGCGTAAGATTTCTGAACATGGCTACTCCCTCAGTGGAGGTCAGAGAGTCAGAGTTGGACTTGCTCGTGCCATCTACGCCTACCTCATATTCAACAAGGCAAATAGAGAGGACAGTAATGCCAAGTGTTCCTTCCTTGTAGTATTGGATGACTCATTTACTGGTCTAGATCCATTTGTAGCCAAGACAATCTTCAAGAACTTGTTTGAAAAGGGAAGAGGTCTACTCTCTGGTGGTGATGTTGCCACAGTTCTAACGATATCCAAGCGTATTTTGGAAGCTTGCGTATCATCAGAGTCGCCAGAATCATTCCTGGATGCCCCAATATACACATTGAGGAGTGAAGCCCTTGTACAGGATAACAGGCTCAGATCATTCATGAAAAACAAGACTGAAGATGTTCGATATCCGGTGACTTCAATAGATAAAATGGAACTTCAGTCTGTACCATTTGATGTTCTTAGGAGGTGTAGTTCGGATGACTATACTAGGTTTGGACGCAAAAGGTCTACGGAATTTAGATACTCTGATTCTCCCACAGTTCAACATTTGTATGATAAGAACAAGActaaaaattataaaagTGACATCATTAGACAATTTAAGGTTTACTTCAGTGCTGCCAGTTGGCCGGTATTTttgttcctcttccttACTTTAATATTTGCAACTTTGGATAGCACGAAATTTATCATTACCTCAAAGGTCTCTGACTCAATTGTTGACTATACAAAGAAACATGAAGGTACGGAGGTATCGCTAGAAGATGTTAAGGAGTACTGTTATAAATCTTTGAGATGGATTCTTGTTCTTTCAGCGTCTGTTATGATTGGAGCCGTCATACGTATAGTTGCCATGACAAAGGCCTCTTTTAATGTATCTAGGAGAATTCATGAGTATTGTATCAATTCCGTCTTTACAAATAGCTCTGTTGTTCTAAAGATCAAGAAATCTATGAGCAGCGTGCAAacattcttgtatatggataCGCTTTCCATTGACAACATGTTGAGTTATTACCTTCATGATGTTTTTGTACTGCTGATTGAAATGGGCGTTCAGATGCTAACGCTCTTCTTCATGATGCCATGGTCTGCTCCTATTGCCATTGGACTTTGTCTCTTGATTCTTAGGTTCCTTGTGTACTACTACATCAAGGCTTGCAAGAATATAGCGTTTTCACGTTTGGAGGCTTATAACCAAATCGATTCGACCATAGAATCTGCAATCTCTGGTTTATCTGTGTGTCGTAGTTTTAAGAGTGAATGGAAATTGGTCCACATAATGGCTGAGCATGTGGATTATAACGTCAGGGGTACATACATGAACAATTCCGCAATGTTTTGGAGCTCTATCGCTTCCAGATGTTTGCTCTCACCGTTGGccttgttcattctcctcTTTCCTATTGTCCGTTCCAGGTTCTGTGACATGGATATCAAGGTTGGTTACTACGGCATGGCTTATTCGTTGTTTCTGAACGTTAACAATTATTTCGCAAACTTTTTGGAGATATCTTACTTCCTCCAATTACATGTACTTCCCATGAGAAGGTTCGAGAATTTTATTCCCAAAAACACTCCACTCAAGtttgtaaagaagaaggataTTAACAGAACTGACATAGTGGTTGATTCAGGGTCAAGCACAGGAGATAAGATCTCCGACGAGAATATTAAGGACTCCATTCGTAAGAGGCGACGTAATGAGTATGCTGAGAGAAGAGCCGCTAGATGTACTAATCTAAAGATGCTCCTCTTTAAGCACCATGTTAATATacttgacatttccaagtatgCAGTTCCAGGTCATGTCAGAGTACAGCTAAAGGATGTTAATGTCTACATTACCTCCTGCAAGGATGGAATACAATTCcctattttaaagaatgttaCTTGTTCTGCGGATACCTCGGACATTGTCGGTATTGTTGGCAGAACTGGAGCAGGAAAGTCTACTATGTTGTCAGTGCTCCAGAATCTGGCGGAGCATAGGGAAGGTTCTGTTCTTCTAGACGGTTGTGATCTGaatgatatgccaaagGATGTGACTAGGCAGATTATTGGAGTACTACCTCAACTACCATTTGTATTCAGAGGCTGGACAGTTCGCAGATTCATTgatccaagaatgttatttgatGATACCAATATTGAAATGGCTCTGGATAATTGTGGCTTGCTAAAGTTTGTAATGAATCTCCCAGGTGGTGAAGGTCTTGACACCATCATCATACCCGAGCACTATCACAAGGATCTGCCAAGGCACTACAAGAGAGTGTACTATGGGCCTACTCTAAGACCTTATGACTCACCCTCCGCAGATAATGTGAACATTGACTATGGATCAGCACTGTCAAACTCACAATTACGTACACTATCAGTAGCAAGACTAGTGCTTTATAGGgaattcttcaaggttCTTTTGGTTGatgaacctccagaggatgaactTGGAGCATACAATACTGCAGAGACTCCCATTTATGAGCTCATAAAGACCCACTTTCAACAttgtacaacatttattgcAGCACACGACGCAGGTGTTTTGCGTTTGTGCACCTCAGTCTGGGTTTTTCACAAAGGTTCTCTCATTAGGACCTGCAAGACTGAGGATATCGTAGATACTGGGTCACTCTCCAAGATTATAGAGGATTGTATCACTACACACATTTAA
- a CDS encoding conserved hypothetical protein (encoded by transcript BEWA_015580A), with amino-acid sequence MESSEQVCKICKSPSKYKCPSCLTLSCSLECVNRHKVEFNCNGKKEMVENVPRSEITAETLIKDCKLLDKIAQCMESTSRAFMKPLLENAGHNRTKQRVLRKLCLDRNIELITSPIILKRAKINCTLARKKKLYWTTEWTIHGSGPFLEHRVSEDAVLDTVRKKVSEKVKRNCEDG; translated from the exons ATGGAAAGCTCGGAGCAAGTGTGTAAAATATGCAAATCACCATCAAAGTACAAGTGTCCATCATGTTTGACACTTAGTTGTTCTCtagaatgtgtaaatcGACATAAAGTCGAATTTAATTGCAATGGAAAGAAGGAAATGGTAGAAAATGTACCAAGGTCTGAAATTACGGCCGAGACACTCATTAAAGACTGTAAATTACTGGATAAAATCGCACAATGTATGGAATCTACCTCAAGAGCGTTCATGAAACCACTTTTGGAGAATGCTGGACATAATAG GACAAAACAAAGAGTACTCAGAAAGTTATGTTTGGATCGCAATATAGAACTTATTACATCGCCTATCATCTTGAAACGCGCAAAGATTAACTGCACTCTTGCACGAAAGAAGAAGCTTTATTGGACAACAGAATGGACTATTCATGGATCTGGTCCATTTTTAGAGCATAGAGTTTCAGAGGACGCAGTATTGGATACTGTACGAAAGAAGGTTTCAGAAAAGGTCAAAAGGAACTGTGAAGATGGTTAG
- a CDS encoding hypothetical protein (encoded by transcript BEWA_015570A) — protein MGIRSADYTDISQWEYRLRSHSVPHASEIHSGKYLGDKYEYKHVIMTREQYKMYRDEVHRLKGGFVSEEFILQTLNIRQTNGWEHYYIYPPNPNVLCLRRILVTK, from the exons ATGGGCATAAGAAGTGCAGATTACACAGACATTTCTCAGTGGGAATATCGTCTGAGGTCTCACAGCGTTCCGCATGCATCTGAGATACACTCAGGAAAGTACCTTGGCGATAAATACGAATACAAACACGTTATAATGACAAGAGAG CAATACAAGATGTACCGGGATGAAGTTCATAGGTTAAAGGGCGGGTTCGTTTCAGAAGAGTTTATCCTTCAAACCCTCAACATTCGACAAACCAACGGCTGGGAGCATTATTACATTTATCC GCCAAATCCAAACGTATTATGCCTAAGAAGAATTTTGGTTACAAAATAG
- a CDS encoding conserved hypothetical protein (encoded by transcript BEWA_015560A), whose amino-acid sequence MSMSNGNEGVEKAAAFLAGFTSSQLFILMVSSGSYAVDRFMLPRSCIGLYINRTIIAFRLSTFLGSLLLNIPVLSIEEFKKRLNIVSTISSWLYCLSFLALLLIYYNGGKKGHIMYYYCAIIFTSIVYGMNNVCLPAVIGKDMPFYIGSMQLAAIMVSAYQFLFTKIAKALMITNVHYKLIVGQLSLAVFVSGISAILWSVAYAQEWLHTGAGKGFSGIDKALSPIMLTTLGFGMQNLFYPAIAPYKFIGMGPGSKITIAVLFTSTIPGLTIFVMSQCNKESGPGNPWDKSGWHDMWMFYAFELLLGVLFILSLHYPRVSDIFRMNNFWVLALLTIAYDWCVQTTRAAGMGGAAMQEGNGSNPTMATVNAFGFSLAMIMFAFMGNGYLTTYRQAEQDRDNWPTKHFTTKKAFWYWYSSSAKGAYRTCMTSYTRDIRGTILGKKEHLFIVYEDTPPEDEDPFFDLPFIKKKEEAECTPYPFVPPY is encoded by the coding sequence ATGAGTATGTCGAATGGTAATGAAGGTGTGGAAAAGGCAGCTGCCTTCTTGGCAGGCTTTACTTCTTCTCAGTTGTTCATTCTCATGGTTTCTTCTGGGAGTTATGCGGTGGACAGATTCATGCTTCCTAGGAGTTGCATAGGATTGTATATTAACAGGACTATTATTGCATTCAGGTTATCCACATTTCTTGGATCGCTTCTTCTTAATATACCAGTACTTAGCATTGAGGAATTTAAAAAGCGTCTTAACATTGTTTCTACAATATCAAGCTGGCTTTATTGTCTGTCATTCCTAGCTCTGCTACTAATATATTACAATGGTGGGAAAAAAGGACACATCATGTACTATTACTGTGCAATTATTTTCACGTCGATTGTATACGGTATGAATAATGTATGTCTTCCGGCTGTAATAGGGAAGGATATGCCTTTTTACATAGGTTCTATGCAGTTAGCTGCCATTATGGTTTCTGCTTACCAGTTTTTGTTCACAAAGATTGCAAAGGCGTTGATGATCACAAATGTTCACTATAAGTTGATTGTCGGACAATTATCACTTGCAGTGTTTGTATCTGGGATATCCGCCATATTGTGGTCAGTTGCATATGCACAAGAATGGCTTCATACGGGTGCTGGTAAAGGGTTTTCTGGAATAGACAAGGCTTTATCTCCTATTATGTTGACTACTTTGGGATTCGGAATGCAAAATCTCTTCTACCCTGCTATTGCtccttacaaatttattGGAATGGGTCCTGGTTCTAAGATCACGATAGCTGTCTTATTCACAAGTACAATACCGGGCCTTACTATCTTCGTCATGTCTCAGTGTAATAAAGAATCTGGTCCAGGCAACCCATGGGACAAATCAGGATGGCATGATATGTGGATGTTTTATGCATTCGAACTATTACTTGGAGTTTTATTTATACTGTCTTTGCACTATCCAAGGGTATCAGATATTTTTAGAATGAATAACTTTTGGGTTCTTGCCTTATTGACCATAGCATACGATTGGTGCGTCCAAACAACTAGGGCCGCAGGAATGGGTGGAGCTGCCATGCAAGAAGGCAATGGTAGCAATCCTACTATGGCTACTGTTAATGCCTTTGGATTTTCTTTGGCCATGATTATGTTTGCTTTCATGGGAAATGGATATCTCACAACGTATAGACAGGCTGAACAAGATAGGGACAACTGGCCTACCAAACACTTTACCACAAAAAAGGCATTCTGGTACTGGTACTCGAGTTCAGCCAAAGGTGCCTATAGAACCTGCATGACGTCTTATACAAGGGATATCAGGGGCACCATTCTCGGAAAGAAGGAGCATCTCtttattgtctatgaagatactccacctgaagatgaagatcCCTTCTTTGATCTACCATTCATTaagaagaaagaggaagCTGAATGCACACCATATCCGTTTGTGCCTCCTTACTAa
- a CDS encoding hypothetical protein (encoded by transcript BEWA_015590A) produces the protein MTKDQGVTIELSRSKEADKGEITYIDDTGNQNIKVTRKEEPSGSGFLKYIHQASGDGENFILKEVQDDKKNNVIEDSSIDQVTSVSSYYWRHENGNGQTPSKVLLVGVSTNDKGTIYYARNGSGTDWIEQSQLQDGEQLERELDNLNCQHNNAVTMDLYFITSRNLTDNLSSPGENKYCCYEHGGNIEYGSLGDNKIYVERQEVHCKQQTHRTSTTLTAYYKHSIEAGSTLAKIKYKDSKGDRKRIKLSDHPFPIKGPASVSAFYCTGNEPVLIYVEGGDVPINKWYKRNGNYGEWVEVSSHLKKNITPKDLSESTECANWNVLVDALREASCRNYSKCTDIKSLGSFQGTTDIPERLSGEAGLPGAATGRNIRVGITPIPTEAGEYTAITTSGLSIVTVHESGHVSGILGSSVSDTVVNENEVKASERSVKAHTEHPKAETKTPDFKSDPLEVQEDNKQDVAPKGPHAPAGGTGVQKGTDSYKKDIHSDKDGVVEVLLKTLVNLGITGPALTGLYTIDTALELAGKVVDPKLFAVLSLGEGTPRSKSDIPIGPTGEAGPSPPGADNTATDRGDGIQPPDKVAEGPQKQVQEPPKSVAEDKPTFQKIIDPATPIGLGVIVSSVFGGSGAAGFLGYKGYKFYQRFKGDPWVRQI, from the coding sequence ATGACAAAAGATCAGGGAGTAACAATAGAGCTTTCAAGAAGCAAAGAAGCAGATAAGGGAGAGATAACTTATATAGATGATACCGGAAACCAGAATATTAAAGTCACAAGAAAGGAAGAGCCTAGTGGATCTGGCTTCCTCAAGTATATTCATCAAGCTTCTGGTGATGGAGAAAATTTTATACTAAAGGAAGTacaagatgataaaaagaatAATGTTATTGAAGATAGTAGTATAGACCAGGTAACCTCAGTTTCCTCCTATTACTGGAGGCATGAGAATGGTAATGGCCAGACACCTAGTAAGGTACTCTTGGTAGGAGTTAGTACCAATGATAAAGGAACTATCTATTATGCCAGGAATGGTAGTGGCACTGATTGGATCGAACAATCCCAACTCCAAGATGGCGAACAGCTTGAGAGGGAACTTGATAATCTTAACTGCCAACATAACAATGCAGTTACCATGGATCTATATTTTATAACTTCTAGGAATCTTACAGACAATCTTTCATCTCCAGGTGAGAACAAATATTGTTGTTATGAGCATGGAGGTAATATAGAATATGGTAGTCTTGGAGATAATAAGATCTATGTTGAGCGACAGGAAGTTCATTGTAAACAACAGACTCATAGGACTTCAACCACCCTTACAGCCTACTACAAACACTCAATTGAGGCTGGATCAACACTTGCAAAGATTAAATACAAAGACAGTAAAGGTGATagaaagagaataaaactAAGTGACCATCCGTTTCCCATTAAAGGACCAGCTAGCGTCTCTGCTTTTTATTGTACAGGGAATGAGCCTGTGCTAATCTACGTTGAAGGTGGAGACGTTCCAATTAATAAGTGGTATAAAAGGAATGGTAACTATGGAGAATGGGTAGAAGTCTCCAGTCACCTCAAAAAGAATATAACACCAAAGGATTTAAGTGAGAGTACAGAATGTGCGAACTGGAATGTACTTGTAGATGCACTAAGAGAAGCAAGCTGTAGAAACTATTCAAAATGTACTGATATTAAATCCTTAGGTAGTTTTCAGGGTACAACTGATATACCTGAAAGACTTAGTGGAGAAGCTGGTCTACCTGGAGCTGCTACCGGCAGAAATATCAGAGTTGGTATTACCCCTATACCTACTGAAGCAGGGGAATATACAGCCATAACTACTTCTGGTCTTTCTATAGTTACTGTTCACGAGAGTGGTCATGTTTCTGGTATTCTTGGTTCTTCTGTGTCTGATACCGTTGTTAATGAGAATGAAGTTAAAGCCTCTGAAAGAAGTGTTAAAGCTCATACAGAACATCCAAAAGCTGAAACTAAAACTCCTGACTTTAAATCCGATCCGCTTGAAGTTCAAGAAGATAATAAACAGGATGTTGCTCCTAAAGGTCCTCATGCTCCTGCTGGTGGTACAGGTGTTCAAAAAGGTACTGATTCTTATAAAAAGGATATTCATagtgataaagatggagtTGTAGAAGTCCTTCTCAAAACATTGGTAAACCTTGGAATAACTGGACCAGCTCTGACTGGACTATATACTATTGATACAGCTCTTGAACTAGCCGGAAAGGTTGTTGATCCAAAACTTTTTGCTGTTCTATCTCTTGGTGAAGGTACTCCTAGATCTAAATCTGATATACCCATAGGACCTACTGGTGAAGCTGGACCATCTCCTCCCGGAGCCGATAATACTGCCACCGATAGAGGTGATGGAATACAACCTCCTGACAAAGTAGCCGAAGGACCTCAAAAACAAGTTCAAGAACCTCCTAAATCTGTTGCTGAAGATAAACCTacttttcaaaaaattATTGATCCTGCTACTCCTATTGGTCTAGGAGTAATCGTCTCTTCTgtttttggaggatccGGCGCAGCTGGCTTTTTGGGATATAAGGGTTATAAGTTCTACCAACgctttaaaggagacccatgggttagacagatttga